One region of Leishmania braziliensis MHOM/BR/75/M2904 complete genome, chromosome 17 genomic DNA includes:
- the META2 gene encoding putative META domain containing protein → MSTADDICGTYTLSHCDGKIASTKATLTIHRCGDTLTAHATVVNDLRGTVQYENGHIVGSLHSTGNVTGPAQESVEQTLSKGFADGFDIVIELNRLLLKNTNSSFAFVCSSKLSDLNGEHAIIAINGQPPNQEMIMRFIPDGNGGCFVTANVANSLRGSCQLDAGLLRGELATTQVEADESLMRVEKLISEGFQKGFHICNNESGILLQSSEGTIQLCRILSQTNLEGVYVLKSFNGGPVPTRNQPIVTFRPGNANEVDISISVANRIRGTAALNQNVLSSEEPLMSTRMMGTEEESKLESAFNVGFQYGLECIASGNELTLKNQDCKFVLVKAAIPEAQHGGSSYKGTYCSKCFKTEGNGLLFRLVNDHEKKWAFYNDTQDFRIHVRATFGARSNIEALDNARMYQNDDGRYVVEVTVNPQSTEMFIEGDVNGFRAHYDAEPI, encoded by the coding sequence ATGTCCACTGCCGACGACATCTGCGGTACATATACTCTTTCCCATTGCGATGGGAAGATTGCATCTACAAAAGCGACTCTGACTATTCACCGCTGCGGGGACACACTGACAGCGCATGCCACTGTTGTGAATGATCTGCGCGGAACGGTACAATATGAAAATGGCCATATTGTCGGCTCTCTGCATTCCACGGGCAACGTGACCGGTCCCGCTCAGGAGTCGGTGGAGCAGACGCTGAGCAAGGGATTTGCTGACGGATTTGATATTGTGATTGAGCTTAACAGACTTCTTCTCAAAAACACCAACAGCTCTTTTGCTTTTGTGTGCTCATCGAAGCTTTCGGATCTGAACGGCGAGCACGCTATCATTGCGATCAACGGCCAGCCGCCGAATCAGGAGATGATAATGCGCTTCATTCCCGACGGCAATGGTGGATGCTTTGTCACTGCGAATGTTGCAAACTCcctgcgcggcagctgccaGCTTGACGCAGGTCTTCTGCGAGGTGAACTTGCAACCACTCAGGTCGAGGCGGACGAAAGCCTGATGCGCGTGGAGAAGCTGATCAGCGAAGGATTTCAAAAGGGTTTCCATATTTGCAATAACGAGTCAGGGATTCTGCTCCAGTCTTCGGAGGGCACCATCCAGCTATGCCGGATTCTTAGCCAGACCAACCTCGAGGGTGTCTATGTGTTGAAGTCGTTCAACGGTGGCCCTGTCCCCACGCGCAACCAGCCGATTGTCACTTTCAGACCTGGAAACGCAAACGAGGTGGACATCTCTATCAGTGTGGCTAATCGTATTcgtggcactgctgctctgAATCAGAATGTTTTGTCGTCTGAAGAGCCTCTCATGTCTACTCGAATGATGGGGACTGAGGAGGAGTCTAAGCTGGAGAGCGCCTTCAACGTTGGCTTTCAGTACGGCCTTGAGTGCATCGCCAGTGGCAACGAGCTGACGCTGAAGAACCAGGATTGTAAGTTTGTTCTGGTGAAAGCAGCGATTCCAGAGGCCCAACACGGCGGCTCAAGCTACAAGGGAACGTACTGCAGCAAGTGCTTCAAGACCGAAGGTAACGGTTTGTTGTTCCGCCTTGTCAACGATCACGAGAAGAAGTGGGCGTTTTATAACGACACACAAGATTTCCGCATTCACGTGCGCGCCACGTTTGGTGCCCGCTCCAATATCGAGGCTCTAGACAACGCCAGGATGTACCAGAACGACGACGGCCGCTACGTTGTCGAAGTCACCGTGAATCCTCAATCCACAGAGATGTTTATTGAGGGCGATGTGAACGGTTTCCGAGCACACTACGACGCTGAGCCTATTTAG